In Astyanax mexicanus isolate ESR-SI-001 chromosome 25, AstMex3_surface, whole genome shotgun sequence, a genomic segment contains:
- the LOC103041365 gene encoding equilibrative nucleoside transporter 2 produces the protein MRTKEGAPSDRVYLVGIIFFILGLGTLLPWNFFMTASMYFNNRLSGGNTSESSNGTATARKEYYFNNWMTLLSQLPLLLFTLLNSILYPRISEKVRIAGSLVFILILFILTAILVKIPMEEDQFFSITMATIWFINSFGAVLQGSLFGLVGLLPQKYSAVFMSGQGLAGTFAALAMLFAIASKSDDETAALGYFITPCVGTLVTLISYLLLPKLDFARYYLNSSRSQNYEIDTSHQLLPKETPLETTELNGHANGSVPKGNPSGSASEDVDGGRQAFISLENADAKETKSSVLEVFKKIWVMAFCVTFVFTVTLSVFPAVTVDVKTAYPGNWEPYFIPVCCFLVFNVMDWTGRTVTSLVQWPPKESRLFPALVISRVVFVPLLMLCNVQERRFLPVFFSHDVVFVIIMILFSVTSGYCVCLSMSYAPQLVAPKDGETAGALMTFFLALGLSLGAAISFLLRFLV, from the exons ATGAGGACTAAAGAAGGAGCACCCTCAGACCG TGTCTATTTGGTCGGAATCATTTTCTTTATCCTTGGACTGGGAACTCTGCTACCATGGAATTTTTTCATGACTGCCTCCAtg tatttcAATAACAGACTGAGTGGAGGGAACACGTCTGAGTCGAGTAATGGAACAGCTACTGCCAGGAAGGAGTATTACTTCAACAACTGGATGACTTTACTGTCCCAGCTGCCTCTGCTGCTCTTCACCCTTCTCAACTCCATCCTCTACCCACG GATTTCGGAGAAGGTGCGGATAGCAGGCAGTCTGGTTTTTATCCTCATCCTCTTCATCCTCACTGCCATCCTGGTGAAGATTCCCATGGAGGAGGACCAATTCTTCTCCATCACTATGGCGACCATCTGGTTCATAAACT catTTGGAGCGGTGCTGCAGGGcagtctgtttggtttggttggacTGCTGCCTCAGAAGTACAGTGCAGTATTTATGAGTGGACAAGGTCTGGCGGGAACCTTCGCTGCCCTTGCCATGCTCTTCGCCATCGCGA GTAAATCAGATGACGAGACTGCTGCTCTGGGATATTTCATCACTCCGTGTGTGGGGACTCTAGTAACACTGATCAGCTACCTACTGCTGCCCAAACTG gACTTTGCCAGGTATTATCTGAACAGCAGTAGGAGTCAGAACTATGAAATTGATACTTCTCACCAGCTGCTCCCTAAAG AGACGCCTCTGGAAACCACAGAGCTTAATGGCCATGCAAACGGATCTGTACCTAAAGGAAACCCCAGCGGTTCGGCCAGTGAGGATGTTGATGGTGGCAGGCAAGCCTTCATCAGTCTAGAGAATGCTGATGCTAAAGAGACTAAAAGCTCAGTCCTGGAGGTGTTTAAAAAG ATCTGGGTGATGGCGTTCTGTGTAACATTTGTGTTCACGGTCACCCTCTCTGTGTTCCCCGCTGTTACAGTGGACGTGAAGACTGCTTATCCAGGAAATTGGG AGCCTTATTTCATTCCTGTGTGTTGTTTCCTGGTCTTTAACGTGATGGACTGGACCGGGAGAACAGTCACATCTCTCGTACAATGG CCTCCTAAGGAAAGTCGCTTGTTTCCGGCCTTGGTGATCAGTCGGGTGGTCTTTGTACCTCTGCTGATGCTATGTAATGTCCAGGAGCGTCGTTTCCTGCCTGTTTTCTTTTCCCATGATGTTGTCTTcgttattattatgattttgttCTCCGTCACCAGCGGCTACTGCGTCTGCCTCTCCATGTCTTATGCACCACA GCTGGTGGCTCCAAAAGACGGAGAGACTGCTGGAGCTCTGATGACGTTTTTCCTGGCTCTGGGTCTTTCTCTGGGAGCTGCCATCTCATTCCTGCTGCGTTTTCTTGTCTAG